The following DNA comes from Legionella sp. PATHC032.
GCCCTTGATTACGGATGATACCAGTGATGATGAGCATGCCAATAAATATGCACAAAAAAATTTTTACTCACCAGCAGGTATGAGCGCTCTATTTGCGCCGCTTTATGCAGCAGCAAAAGTGTTTAGTTATCATAATGAGATGCCAATTTCTTATGGCAGTGATCCTTATGCATACTTTGAGTTATTATTATCTTGGAATAAAACCTTAGACGAGTCACAATTTGTGCGTTCTGAAGTTGTTAAAGAAAAACTTGAAAATCGCGCTTTTAAGATGCTGTTAGAGAATTTTGCAAATGAGTCAAATAAAACTGGCTTGGTCAAAATGGGAAGATCTGAAGTAACGATCTGTTTTAAAAATATTTATACTGAAATTTATAGCAATCAAATTAAAAGAAAAAAACTTGATGCAGATTCAATTATTAATTCAAATTTGACAGCAATTAAAAATGCTTTGGAAATAAATACTGAAAACGATAGAGGGGCAATCCAATTTAATGAGGAAAAGCTTAGGTCAATATTAAAACAAGGAATAAATATTATCCAACAATCTTTTCCAAAGTATATGGAGCATGTAAATAGCCTGGAAAACAATCCTACAGTGTATTTTGCTGATAACAATCCTTGTGTTAACAAAGATCATCTGGAGGTAAGAACTGCCATAGAAGTTTTAAAAGATCTTTGCACCAAAGATCTTTGCCCAAAAGTGTTCGTCCTGGACACAACTTCTGCAACTGAAGCCCAAATAGAAGATTTTTTAAATGTGTTTAATCAACAAGATAAAATTCCAATTCTTGTGACTGCTTCAAGTATGGTTAAACACAGTGAATTTGGATTAGATTTATGGCAGGGAGGAATCAACAAAGCCTATTTATCAGAAAAAGCGGAGAAAAATGAAAATTCGCAAAATGAGTTTGCACGCTTTACAACTGAATTTAAAAATGTTACCAAAGGAACCGAACCAGGCTTTACACGATTTGCAAGACGACATGTTCGAGAAGCAATGAATAATATAAATGTGGCGATAAAAGATTCACAAGATAATAGTGAACCTCAAGATGCAACATGTAAAGATGATGTGCAAAACATACCTACTAACCCTATTTCTGAAGAAAGCAATAGGACAGAGGAAGGACAGATGATTAATAGAGAGCTTGATGAATATGTGCCCCTACTTACAAAGAAAGGATTCTTTGCTGTACAAATTGAAAAGGTGCCAGAAAACAATGTTAATCAAAATAATAAACAAAAGTCTCCTGAGGAAGGCGAGCCGCCTTGCTGCACAATAATTTAACTTCCGAGATTTTGTTTTTATTTGTAGTCGTTCAAAGAAGTAAAGCAAAACGTTATTATGCCTACTAATAGTCGAATAGCGGGATTTAGAGTAGGTACTGTAGCTTCATATCCTATCAAGGTATTTTTCACTGATTTGAATGATAACTTGTATACCTTTGTCGTCAATACGAAGTTTGCCCCATGTTCCGCAGAAATGGATCCATCTCAATGTCCAACGAATAAGGCAGAAATTATCAATACAAAATCTTGTATTGTTACCAAGAGTAATGGAGAAAAGCATCCCAAGTCGAATGATTGGTGTCAAAATGCTAATCCAAACCAACAAAGAGAAAAGCAATTGACTAAGAATTTCATCAGTTTCCCACAGCCGTTAGATTATATGGAGTAAGTGCTGAAGTATAATGCTACTTTAGAACTTCTTCTTAGGCTAATTACTTTATTTAAGTAAGCTGATAAGTTAAATGATTAATATCTTGAAGACGTGGTGTGACCGTTTAAAATTGCAGAGTAGGTAGTTTAGTTTTGTGAGGTTACTCTTAAAATTTCTGCAAGTGACGTATCGCCACTTAATACTCTTTTAAAACCATCTTCACGTATGCTAGGCGTGGTGGGTCGTAAATAATTTTCTATCGTTTGAATATTTTCATTACGATGAATCATTCCTCTCAGGGTTTCATCTACGATAATTAATTCATAAATTCCGGTTCGGCCTTTATAACCCAAGTGATTGCAATAGTCGCATCCCTTGGGTTCAAAGACCTGGGAGAGATCAGCATCAGGTTTAAGACCCATTAACTCCTTTTCTTCCTCTCTTAATTGATGGGGTGTTTTACAATGAGAACATAATTTTCTTACCAAACGTTGCGCGATGAGGCCGACTATACTGGACGACAATAAAAAAGACTCAACTCCCATATCATGCAGGCGAGTTAATGCCCCCAATGCAGTATTGGTATGAAGGGTGGATAATACCAAATGACCGGTTAAGCTCGCTTGAACAGCAATTTCAGCCGTTTCCAAATCACGGATTTCTCCTATCATGACAACGTCCGGATCTTGACGTAATATAGCCCTTAATCCTTTGGCAAAAGTCATTTGAACTTTAGTATTAACTTGCGTTTGTCCGACACCAGGCAAGTCATATTCAATGGGATCTTCAATGGTTAAAATATTACGAGTCACCTGATTTAATTCAGTGAGCATAGCGTAGAGAGAGGTTGTTTTACCCGAACCTGTGGGGCCGGTGACTAAAATAATGCCATGAGGTTCTGCAATCATTTGTCGTACTGTTTTTAGTGTATGTTCAGGCATGCCCAAAAGATTTAAATCCAGTTGAGCAGCTTGTTTATCCAATATCCTTAAAACCACTCGCTCCCCATGGTTTGAGGGTAAAGTTGAGACTCTGACATCAATATTGTGTCCTCCTATACGCAATGAAATTCGACCATCTTGAGGAATTCTTTTCTCGGCGATATCTAATTTGGCCATCACCTTAACTCTGGAAATGACCAAAGGAGCGATAGCTCGTTGAATTTCAAGGACTTCTTGTAGAACACCATCAATTCGGTTGCGCACCAATACTCTGTCTTCATACGTTTCGATGTGTATATCAGATGCTTTTTGTTTAATGGCTTGAGTGAACAGAGCATTCAGTAAACGGATAATTGGAGCATCGTCTTGATTTTCCAATAAGTCTTCGCTGACAGGAAGTTGACTGGCCAACATAGATAAATCCATATCTTCTTCCATGCCTTCAGCGGCATCCAGTATAGAAGATTTAGATTGGTAAATATTGGCTAAATGTTGCTGAAAAGTAGATTCATCGACTTGTTTTAGATCAAGTTCGCATTGCAATAATCGCTTTATCTCAGCGAACGCTTGCAGAGTTGTGCTAGGTAAATGATAGACAATAGCCAGATTTTCTTTTATTTCTCCCACAACAATTCCATTGCTTTTGGCAAAACTGTAAGGAATTTTAAGTGACTTTTCTTCATTTTCCATGATTTATTTGGTCATTTTTGATGAGTACTGGGGAGGATTACTAAAAGGTACTGGTAGATTACCTTGAGTTAATGGGGGCAATACTGTTTCATCATCTGTTTGTTCAAAAGCTTCTTGAGATCGAATCCAATCCAGCTGATATTGGCGGACATAATTGTATTTTTCACCAGTGACATGTAAGTTATCTCTTTCGTTGCGTAATATGATAGGTTTAATAAATACCATGAGCACTCGCTTGTCTCTGTTACGAATGTTGCGTTGGAACAATCTGCCTATTCCAGGTATATCTCCTAAAATGGGTAATTTATTATTGTCATTTCCAATACTGTCCTGAATTAATCCTCCAAGTACTACAACATCACCACTTTCTACATGAACTGATGTCACAATACTGCTGATATTAAAAGTGGGGGTTGTTGTGTTTTCTGTTGTAGCAGTTGCGGGATCCAAAGTATCATTCCCCTGATCAATTTGTAATTGAATTCCTTGTCCGCGAGTAATCTGTGGTCTCACATAGAGATGCAAAGCAACGTTAACCCTGTCAAATGTTGTAAAAGGACTTGCAGTAGTAGTGCCCCCTGCATTATTGGGGTAACTGGTTGTTGCTACTGAAACCTGCTTACCTATGAGTATTTTTGCTTGACGATTATCAAGGACTACTACGGAGGGTGTTGATAAAATATTTGCTTTTTGCTCCCTTGCCAAGGCATAAATTTGAGCCTGGAAGTCATCTATCCTGGTTTTGCTGTTTATAATGGCAAAGCCTGGTCTAAAATCCTTGGGATTACCCGTCTGTTGATTGGAGCCCCACTCAATTCCCAGATTGTTAACGTCCTTTTCATCCACTTCAGCAACGAGTGCCTCAATTAATAGTTGGGCTGGTTTTATATCTAGTTGAGAAATGACTGTTTTTAGAATGCGTATAATTGAAGCAGGGGCATTAAGAATAATAGAGTTAGTATTTGGTTCTCCTATTATCTGTACAGTAGGCTTGGTAGATCCTTCATTTTGAGTACTTGCTGACGTTGTATTTGCTGTCGCTCCCGAGGCACTCAAAGGGGCAGAGCTGGTCGAAGATAAGTTCGATGTCGAGCTTTGTCCATCAGCAGATGTATTTGCAAGACTGGAAGCAGGATTTGTGCTGTCTAATGCCGGTCTTGTAATGGTTCCAATGGTTGTTCCTACATTGCCACTGAAATTGGCTTGGGCTATCCCTGCCAGTATGGGGACTAAATCTTCAGCTCTTAAGTAATTCAGGTAAACAACTTGTGTATTTGAATTGACTCCAGCTGAGCTTTCTTTATCTAGTTTCAATATGAGCATTCGCAAACGAATTCTATCTGTCTTGCTTCCACTGACTAAAATTGAGTTGGAACGGTCATCTGCGGCAATGGTAATTTGTGTTCTGCTGCCAATACCTGGCTGAGTTTTAACCAAATCTTTTAAAGTATTTGCAACATCCATAGCCAAAGCATGATGTAAACGAACCATGTCTATGCCGTTTGCACTGGAGCTATCCACTTGTTTGATAATTTCCGCAAGGCTTTTAATATTATTTGCTCGACCAGACAGGATCAACATGTTAGAAGGAGCATAAGCAGATACGCTGCTCCATTGAGGCATTAGTGGCCTTAGAACCGGTACCAGTTGTTCAGAAGGAACATAATGAACAGGTACTACAGCGACCATCATATCGTCACCTCGTGGAGGACTCTTCATTCCGCTTAGTAAATCAGGTGACTGAGTTTTTGCATCAATATTGGGAATAATTTTGATAATTTCTCCATTAGGTATCGCGGCATAACCTGATACCTGTAGTACTGAGAGAAAGACTTGATATAGTTCGCGGTTGGATAATGGCGTTGATGAAACAATTGACACTTTTCCTTGCACTCTGGGATCTATAACAAAATTTTTACCTGTAATTCGAGAGACTTCTGCGATTACAGCTCTAATATCAGCATTACGTAAGTTCCATAATTTACTGCCCGGAGGAGATGTTTGCGATTGTTCCATATTTTTAGGAAATTGGCTTACCTCAAGCGAAGAAGTTTGATTTTTGTTAATTTGATTAAACTGTTTTTCTGTTTTTTGAGATAATTTTTCTTTGAGTGCTCTTGCAGTTTGGTAATCATCAATTGGTCCAATTTGCACAAGGTAAAGATGCTTATCGTCCAGGTTTTTAATTTCAACTTTTTGATCTACTAATTTGGCAAGTTCATTTTGGCGTATTTTGGCGTCTTTTTCGAGATTATAGGCACCTGCTTGAAGATAAAAAAAAGTATTGCCATCCTTGGTTACGGTTGAAATATTGACATCATTAGCATGTACTAATGAACAAAAAACGAAGGCTAAAAGTATAATTACTATCGAGCGCATTTAAAAACCGTAAAATAATGGATAATGACATAATAACCAAATTTGACTGCTTACCATAGCTTTTTTAATAACTTAGAGCAGGAAATTTAAGTGGTTTTTACTAGTGTGGATTTACTCGAATCATTTATGCGTTTTAATATACAGTAAACAATTTTCTAGCTGGAAGGAATATATGGATAATGTGCCAATAAAATGGGGAATTTTAGGAACAAGTTTTATCTCTGAAGTGATGGCTAATGCAATTCAGGAATCAAATACCAGTGAGCTAGTTGCTATTGGGAGTCGAACACTCGAGATAGCCAAACGATTTTCTGAAAAATTCGCTATTCCAAAATTTTATGACAATTATCAATCATTAATTCTAGATGATGATATAGATACTGTTTATATAGGATTGCCCAATCATCTGCATAAAGAATGGATTATTCGTTGTGCGCGGGCAGGAAAAAATATTTTGTGTGAAAAACCTTTTGTTATTGGTGTAGAAGAAATCCATGAGGTTACGTCAGTAATTGAGAAAACAAATGTTTTTTGTATGGAAGCTCTGATGTACCGGTATCATCCCTTTATAAAAAAACTACAAGAGGTCATTAAAAGCAACATAATAGGTAGGATAAGGTTATATAATGCGGCATACACAGCAAATATTGCAGAAATAGCCAATCCTGTTGCAGGTGGAAGTATACGTAATCTCGGATGTTACCCAATATCCTTGGTGAGATTGCTTGCTAACGCAGAACCTATCGAAATCCATGGTATAGGAAGAATGAACTCCAGGAATAACACCGATAGTCAAGCTAGTGTTCTTTTAAAATTTGAAGACGATTCAATTGCCACAGTTTCTACTGCCGATGATATTGAAATGCATTGGCAATTCGAGGTTTATGGAACAAAAGGCCACTTAAAAGTAGAAACGAATCCTTGGCTGCCTGACTATGAGGCTAACAAAATTTGTATCTACCTTAATAATGAATCAATCCCCAAAGAGATCAGTGTGAATGCAGAAAAGTCACTTTATACTTATCAAATTGACTTTATCAATGAGCAAATATTGAATGGGGATTCGAAACAATTTAACAGGTCGTCCTTATTAGAGAGCATGGGAAATGCAATCGTTCTGGAAACCTGGCTAGAACAAATAATTCCTTTGAACCTGCGCTTTGAATTATCCAGATTAAAAGATAGGGTGCCTAATCCATAAGCAAAACGGTTTTGGTGATACTAGTCAAATTTTCCCAGAAGCGAGTAGTCTGTTTTTCCTTCGCGCCAGATTCCATCCCAATTGGCAGGCGGATTAACTGCTAATACCGTGCAGCGTTGGATGTAAATGGAAGCTAATTGATCACCAGCGTAGGCTGGAGTAAGTTTTGCAAAAGCTCTTATACTTTCTTTCCAGGAACCTTTTTGATAGAGAGAAAATGCCTTGAGAAATTCCTTTTTATGTTGATCAAGATTTTCAAGATTTTGGGCTGTAATCAATTCATATATCTCAATGCTTTCACGCTTACCACGTACAGCCACTTCATCTAACAAACGGAAAGGGAATTTTTCAGATACTTGGGTGAAAGTGGCGTGACTGACAATGATTTGAGTATGATAATTTTTATTAATTGACTCCAGGCGACTTGCCAGATTGACTGAGTCGCCCAAGGCTGTGTAACTTAGTCTGTCTTCTGAGCCAACATTACCCACAACAGCATCTCCGGTGTGAATGCCAATTCTGATTTTAAATTCGGGAAATCCAAAATGTTTATTCTTTTGATTTAACAGGCTAAGACGCTCAATCATGACTTTGGCAGTCAGGCATGCATGCAATGCATGATTGGCATCCTTTGAAGGCGCATTCCATAACGCCATGATAGCATCACCAATGTATTTATCCAAAGTTCCTTCATGCTGTATTACAATTTCAGTCATAGACTGGAAATAATCGGATAAATAGGTCATTAATTTTTGTGGTGAGGTGGATTCTGAAATACTTGTAAAATCTTTTATATCTGAAAATAAAATAGTAATTGTTTGGCTTTGCCCCCCAACTTGAGCAATTTTTCCACTATGCATTAATTTTTTCACTAGAGAGTCGGGAACATAACGTTGAAATGAGGCTAAACTTGAGCGCAGTGTTGATAGTGTTTTATCCATATAGCTGACCTCTTTAATCCTGGTCTTCAGAAGTGGCCTGGGTTTGAGGTTAAGCATGGTAATTTCTTTAGCTTCTTCAGTCAGTTGAATAATAGGATTTGATATTCTTTGTGAAACGATACGAACTAACAATGTCCCAATCAGCAAGACCAATATAGTCAATAAAATATAGCGCATGCTTAAATCTTTCAGGGGTTCAGTCACATCCGTTTCAGGAACAATAATAATAATATGCCACAATGCTTTTTGATTCGCGCTGGATATAGGTTGGTATGCTAAAAAATATTTTTGATTATCATGAGTATAAGATTTGATAATGGGTTTAAAACCGTTAAAATCCAGTTTTTTAAGTGGAATATTTAGCTTTTTTATCCATTCCGGGGTTAATTTTTTCCCACGGATGTCTTCTTTATTTTGGGGGGTTCTGAAAGCAATGATATTAGCCTCATTGTTGATCACATAAACCATCGTATTTTCAGTTAATTCCAGTTCACGGATAAAATGTTGCAAGCCATCAATTGTCAGGTCAAGCGCAATCACCCCTTTTATTTGCTTATTTTTATTATAGATTGGTGCGGCTCCAGTAATACCGGGAGTAAGAAAGTCACTTTTATCAAATACATAAAATGTATAGACGTTTGTCCATATCGGTTCCCCTGCTTTTATTGCTTGTTGATACCATGGGCGAACCCTGGGATCATAATGGCGAGTCAGTAATTTTTTTTGGATTATTTCTCCTTGTTTGTTCAATTGATAACGAACATTGACAGGTGGTGATTCTGAATTAATCACATGGGTTAATCCTATTATTCCTTTTTGTTCTCTGTCTACTCCTATGAAATCTCCCTCTGTTGAACCATAGTAAACCATAAATATTTCAGGATTGTATCGTATGGATTCAAAAAGGAATTTATCAAATTGTTTTGAGTCACCCGGTTTAATAATGCCATTATTTATAGCGTTTTTCATTTTAATTAAATCTTGATTTAAAGGATTTAAATAGATCTCAAACCTTTCCTTTACGAGCAATGAGGTTTGTTGAATTGAGTCTTTAGCGCTACTGTTCAAAACACTATTGAAAGCAATATAGTTAATACCAATAATAGTGAACCCTACGACGCTTAACAAAAGCACAAATAAGGTAATGATGCTGACACGGATACTGATTTTAAAATTACTATCCATATTTTTTCCTTCTAATTGAAGGAAGTACACAGGTTCTAAGCGAAATACGATTAAGAACTTATTTTAAATAAGCATAGCCCTCTTTAGGCAGAAATACACGCAAACTTTATATTTTCTTACCAAGATCAAAGATCATGGTTTTTTCAGCAGGATTCCATTCGTTGAAGTTTGAGAAGAGCAAAAAAACTCAAAATACTTACCAAACTTAATAAAAACATAAAAGTTTCTACTTGCTGAATCCCTATCGCACTGGTAATAAAACTAAAGAAAGCGGAGCAGTTAAATTGACAAAATAAAGTGATAGCTAATGCAAGAGCCATTTGCTGAGGAAAAGGGCGAACAGCTGATGCTGTTGCTGATGCAACAATAAAACCTGTACCAAAATAATAAATCACCATAGGCACTATAAAAGTCAAATATACATTTTCAGCAGAAAAGACAAATAACCACATCAAGAATGCTGCGAAAATAAAGAAACGTACTCCTAATTTTGTTAATTGGATACTATGATAATATTTTGCTATTAAGCCACAACAAGCGGTACCTAATAAATGCATAATTGCCATAGTGGTCTTGATTGTACCATACTGAGCGCTAGTAAAATTTTCTCCTTTAATAAGAATAAAAGAGGCGCTGGTATTAAACGCTGATTCTCCAGCCATCATCAAGGCAGAAATAAGGAGGTAAGAAACAAAAAGGGGATGGTTGAAGACCACCATAATACTATGACCTAGCTGAGGGAATTTTACATAATGGGGTTTGGTTTCTTTTAAACTTCGACATAAAGGTAATAAAAGCAGGCCATAGGCAGCAATGATAAGAGAGGCGATTTGCCAATTCCAATAACTGTTTATCAAACCTCCAAAAAATGGAAGAAAGCAAATAAACAGCCCAGCCAGAGTAAATAACCACGCAAAGTATTTTGTGGCATTTTGTTCATTATGGGTATCGTTAATCATTGCTCTACCCATTAGAAGGGTAGCGCCTACGCTAATTCCCTGGAGAAATCGGCATACTAAAAAGAGAAGGATGGAGTGGTTTAGAGCAATCAGAAAATTGCTCAGAATAAATAACAACAGTCCTCCAATGAAGATTGGTTTTCTCCCATAACGTTCGGAAAGAAGACCCCATAAAATCATACTGAGGGCTTTCCCCAAAAGAAAAAGACTGATAGTTAGTTGAGCTGTATTGGGAGTTACCGAGAAGTAATCAACTAATGATGGCAAGGCTGGAGTAAGGAAATGTATATCCATGTTTCCAAGAAACCAGGTTAATAACACCATAAGAAGAGCATTTTTTTTCATGATTTCACGTTAAAATAAGAATTAGAAAAATCTGTCATCTGTCTGACATTTAGCCGATCATACCCGTAAACAAAAATCGCAAATAAACTATAAATTCCGGTAATTATCATAAAAATTGCAGGATATGGTAGATAAAACGCAAAAAGGCCACCCAATAACAATCCAATTAGATTTCCTAGTTTTGCAAATGAATTGGCTAATCCCAAGGCATAACCTGGTAACAAATTACGATCACTGCACAAAGCAAATAACGCAGGCAATAAGGCCGCAAGTACGATCCCCCACAAAATACGTATAAGAGCAAACAGATAGAAATTATCGACATTGGCTTGAATGATCATGAGGATGGCTCCGAATACGCTATAGCGTATTAAATATTGGTTAACCAAAGAAGGTTGACTTCGACAGTAGTCAAACTGTTTGCCACACCATACTGA
Coding sequences within:
- the lspE gene encoding GspE family T2SS ATPase variant LspE, with the translated sequence MENEEKSLKIPYSFAKSNGIVVGEIKENLAIVYHLPSTTLQAFAEIKRLLQCELDLKQVDESTFQQHLANIYQSKSSILDAAEGMEEDMDLSMLASQLPVSEDLLENQDDAPIIRLLNALFTQAIKQKASDIHIETYEDRVLVRNRIDGVLQEVLEIQRAIAPLVISRVKVMAKLDIAEKRIPQDGRISLRIGGHNIDVRVSTLPSNHGERVVLRILDKQAAQLDLNLLGMPEHTLKTVRQMIAEPHGIILVTGPTGSGKTTSLYAMLTELNQVTRNILTIEDPIEYDLPGVGQTQVNTKVQMTFAKGLRAILRQDPDVVMIGEIRDLETAEIAVQASLTGHLVLSTLHTNTALGALTRLHDMGVESFLLSSSIVGLIAQRLVRKLCSHCKTPHQLREEEKELMGLKPDADLSQVFEPKGCDYCNHLGYKGRTGIYELIIVDETLRGMIHRNENIQTIENYLRPTTPSIREDGFKRVLSGDTSLAEILRVTSQN
- the lspD gene encoding GspD family T2SS secretin variant LspD; protein product: MRSIVIILLAFVFCSLVHANDVNISTVTKDGNTFFYLQAGAYNLEKDAKIRQNELAKLVDQKVEIKNLDDKHLYLVQIGPIDDYQTARALKEKLSQKTEKQFNQINKNQTSSLEVSQFPKNMEQSQTSPPGSKLWNLRNADIRAVIAEVSRITGKNFVIDPRVQGKVSIVSSTPLSNRELYQVFLSVLQVSGYAAIPNGEIIKIIPNIDAKTQSPDLLSGMKSPPRGDDMMVAVVPVHYVPSEQLVPVLRPLMPQWSSVSAYAPSNMLILSGRANNIKSLAEIIKQVDSSSANGIDMVRLHHALAMDVANTLKDLVKTQPGIGSRTQITIAADDRSNSILVSGSKTDRIRLRMLILKLDKESSAGVNSNTQVVYLNYLRAEDLVPILAGIAQANFSGNVGTTIGTITRPALDSTNPASSLANTSADGQSSTSNLSSTSSAPLSASGATANTTSASTQNEGSTKPTVQIIGEPNTNSIILNAPASIIRILKTVISQLDIKPAQLLIEALVAEVDEKDVNNLGIEWGSNQQTGNPKDFRPGFAIINSKTRIDDFQAQIYALAREQKANILSTPSVVVLDNRQAKILIGKQVSVATTSYPNNAGGTTTASPFTTFDRVNVALHLYVRPQITRGQGIQLQIDQGNDTLDPATATTENTTTPTFNISSIVTSVHVESGDVVVLGGLIQDSIGNDNNKLPILGDIPGIGRLFQRNIRNRDKRVLMVFIKPIILRNERDNLHVTGEKYNYVRQYQLDWIRSQEAFEQTDDETVLPPLTQGNLPVPFSNPPQYSSKMTK
- a CDS encoding Gfo/Idh/MocA family protein, which codes for MDNVPIKWGILGTSFISEVMANAIQESNTSELVAIGSRTLEIAKRFSEKFAIPKFYDNYQSLILDDDIDTVYIGLPNHLHKEWIIRCARAGKNILCEKPFVIGVEEIHEVTSVIEKTNVFCMEALMYRYHPFIKKLQEVIKSNIIGRIRLYNAAYTANIAEIANPVAGGSIRNLGCYPISLVRLLANAEPIEIHGIGRMNSRNNTDSQASVLLKFEDDSIATVSTADDIEMHWQFEVYGTKGHLKVETNPWLPDYEANKICIYLNNESIPKEISVNAEKSLYTYQIDFINEQILNGDSKQFNRSSLLESMGNAIVLETWLEQIIPLNLRFELSRLKDRVPNP
- a CDS encoding adenylate/guanylate cyclase domain-containing protein codes for the protein MDSNFKISIRVSIITLFVLLLSVVGFTIIGINYIAFNSVLNSSAKDSIQQTSLLVKERFEIYLNPLNQDLIKMKNAINNGIIKPGDSKQFDKFLFESIRYNPEIFMVYYGSTEGDFIGVDREQKGIIGLTHVINSESPPVNVRYQLNKQGEIIQKKLLTRHYDPRVRPWYQQAIKAGEPIWTNVYTFYVFDKSDFLTPGITGAAPIYNKNKQIKGVIALDLTIDGLQHFIRELELTENTMVYVINNEANIIAFRTPQNKEDIRGKKLTPEWIKKLNIPLKKLDFNGFKPIIKSYTHDNQKYFLAYQPISSANQKALWHIIIIVPETDVTEPLKDLSMRYILLTILVLLIGTLLVRIVSQRISNPIIQLTEEAKEITMLNLKPRPLLKTRIKEVSYMDKTLSTLRSSLASFQRYVPDSLVKKLMHSGKIAQVGGQSQTITILFSDIKDFTSISESTSPQKLMTYLSDYFQSMTEIVIQHEGTLDKYIGDAIMALWNAPSKDANHALHACLTAKVMIERLSLLNQKNKHFGFPEFKIRIGIHTGDAVVGNVGSEDRLSYTALGDSVNLASRLESINKNYHTQIIVSHATFTQVSEKFPFRLLDEVAVRGKRESIEIYELITAQNLENLDQHKKEFLKAFSLYQKGSWKESIRAFAKLTPAYAGDQLASIYIQRCTVLAVNPPANWDGIWREGKTDYSLLGKFD
- the lbtC gene encoding legiobactin import MFS transporter LbtC, with protein sequence MKKNALLMVLLTWFLGNMDIHFLTPALPSLVDYFSVTPNTAQLTISLFLLGKALSMILWGLLSERYGRKPIFIGGLLLFILSNFLIALNHSILLFLVCRFLQGISVGATLLMGRAMINDTHNEQNATKYFAWLFTLAGLFICFLPFFGGLINSYWNWQIASLIIAAYGLLLLPLCRSLKETKPHYVKFPQLGHSIMVVFNHPLFVSYLLISALMMAGESAFNTSASFILIKGENFTSAQYGTIKTTMAIMHLLGTACCGLIAKYYHSIQLTKLGVRFFIFAAFLMWLFVFSAENVYLTFIVPMVIYYFGTGFIVASATASAVRPFPQQMALALAITLFCQFNCSAFFSFITSAIGIQQVETFMFLLSLVSILSFFALLKLQRMESC